The nucleotide sequence TAAGTTAAACTAAATACTCTTTCATCACACCGCACCGCTATACGCTTAAACGCTTTATATTTGCAATGTTTACGCAACACAAATTACAGAGAATTATGTTATTTAAATTCATATGCCTCCGCATTTGCTTATCACAACTAACACGCTAAATCACAAACGCAGTTATTAGTAGTAGTAAGGTGATAATGTGTGTTCTTATGTGACTTACTTGTGTGTGCTTATTATGTGACTTGTTACTCCCAAATgctatcgcaacgcaaactcaacgcTACTCGCACAACTCGATTTAGCACTctaaaacgcaacgcaacgcaacTCGAAATTCTGTATTATACTAAAATACTTAATGCACCAATACTATCTAACGTAACAAAACGCATTGAACGAGCATCTTACACGCGAAAAGAGGAAAAGGTTGCATAAAACAGCACCTTGTTCGAAGCTaggcagcttcgtacgaaggcaacCTGTTCGAACCAATACACCCTGTGCGAACCCACCAACTCTATAAATATCCAAGCCCTCCTCATTCATTCTCACTTGCAGATTTTGAGCCAAAACTCTGCCGAATTGTTGTCCGACCATTTTCAAGTAAGATTTAATAGTTTTCTTCAGTTATACACGTTTTCCACTTCGATTTTCACAACAATCACTTCGTTTTTATCTAAATTCTTATGTTTTTACCTAAAAATATAGAACTTTTCATTTaaacttttcttttctttataAATTCCTGCTTTTCACAAAAACCATTCTTATCATTAAAACTCAGTCTTATTCAAGCAAATCTTCATCTTTTTATCAAAATCTTCTTATTTCACCTCTAATCTACACTTAACCGGGTGTCTTGGGACTAGCTATGACTTCCCAAGTTAGAAATCAGCTGATTTCACACTCACCAAGTGTTTAATTCGGGTGAAAACTCTTTAAAACTCTATTAGACTTGATTTTTACACCAAACCGGACCAAAACCACATATATTTCGTTCACTGAACAGTGGAACGAGGTAATGTCGAAACCGTCTCGAATTGGACTTGGAAACACATCCAATTCAGGCAAAAACATAGCACCGAATGCCAAAAATAATCATGTTTGTGAACTGGACTGTTTAGTGCAAAGCCATCGTCATACGAAGgcactgccttcgtacgaagggacaCGGCCTCGTACGAAGGCACTACCTTCCTACGAAGGCCCGGTTTACACACAACAGCCCAATTCCCATCCGTGACACAATGAAAGACCTCTCCGACTTTAAGTTTAATTAGTAGCTTAAGGTTGGagggatgaacactcgatttTCCGAAGGCGACGCGAAGacactcgattttggacaacGGAAGCAGCACGTGTACGAAGACCCACCTTCGTACGAAGGgccccttcgtacgaaggcaccagTTTCGTACGAAGCTTCTATTTCCCCACCGACACTTTGATTTCTGATCGTTTTAGCACTTTGGAGGACTTATGCTCCTGTTCCCGTACGCAGGCTGACCCGGTGCTCCCTTCAATCTATTGAGGATGGTGTTTCTTGATTAGTACACgttctgtgagtatactcgaactcATTTTCATTTgaaacacttttgggtgttatatacattctctatcaaaacacaacacacaaggcAAATACTTAttaaacgctaaccgctcccgcatgctatacgtgatttgTTGAATGCCTGTTACTATGCTTAAACAGTGTTACACTAGACCGcctttagcaacgatagtactatagtttggactcagcacctgtcgtgaaCGGAGGTTTCTAAGGATCACATTACTCTACTTCACGTGTTCACTTcggtgaacatgtgtcgcgcatactctacatcGCAGTCCCGTGGTTAGGTGGTATCATTGTTGGTACTTACATGCTTGCGCGTtacgtgttacatgttggttatgcgtaaacgctttttaTACTATTACCTAtgttaaacttgtgtactcacctttactttatgtattgacttttattttaacgtatataACAGGTTGAGTGGATGTTATGCTTCAAAGAagtaggaagtctagaaactccgcaaataaaaatctaggttgtcggacttGTTTGTTATGAGAACTTGATATCTGTAATAATTGTTTGTTGAATATTTGTTCGTTAGTATGGGATGATGAACCTAAAATTATTGGTAATGAATAGTTGTTACGgattctcatgagcaatctggTTCACCTAGTGCtgtgccccgatgattccgccatcggttggggtgtgacatcaggcCCTCAAGTCCAATATTCCTTGATCAAGTCCAAGACACAATACGAAATCCAAAAACTGTactttaactaaataaataactaaacgtTAAATTATTTATAAAGTGTATAAATAATAAATTCCATTCACAAGAATTAATATAGAATTATtctagataattatatatttagttcTGTTGATTATTCTTGATCTTCAGTTGATTGAGTTAAGTGGTTTAATGTTCGTTTCCCAAGGTTTGACTCTTACGAGTCATTAATGAGTCAACAGACAGCGGTGTTGACTTATCGAGTTGATATGTACAAATCCAACATGTGAGTGTGTAAATTTGAAGGTATGAAACAACCCGAGAACAACATGGATGTTTATTTGTCTCCATTATTCAAGGATTCAAGGACATGAAACAATTGTGAACTATGGGATGTACAAATCAAGGAGAACTTCAAATTATATGTCAATGTCACTAAGTTTTGCACCGTAAGTGATAATCAAGTGTATGGTCATTTGTTAGGCTACAATATAAAAGGAGGGAAGGTGAAATCTATTTGTGAAAATGTGACATATTTTCATTATGTGGCTATGTTGCCTTGTAAAAATAACaacataaaaaaagttatatatcaATTGAGAATGTTGGTAACAAAAGAACATAACATATAAAATCCGACTTCTTTACAACAATATTGATAAACAAACAACTACTAAAACCATCATCAAACTCCATGTAAAGTTCTTCATGAACACCATCGTGGATCCGCTACAATGCAACTTGTTATTGTAATACGAGCATTGAGTTCGGTTCCTAAAACACAAAGCAAAATAAGTTAACGATCACGACCACCAATACCCGACTCGACTCGAAACTAAGCTAAATCATATCATTTACTTAAGACTCCAAAATAAGCTAAATCTTATCATTTACTCAAGAATAAGTCACCTTGGCTGTCAAATTGATAAAATCTTATGAACTTCTAAATCATTTATATGTATAAAAAActtataattaatattttaacaaCAAATGCCaatttagtccctgtggtttgggtcattttgccagtttagtccaaagattTGATACGCTGCCATTTTATTCCAAATAGTTTCaaacattgccattttagtccactgcgTTAACTTCATTTTTCCTGTTAaagagaaggccaatttggtcattttgtatatACTTCTGTTAattagaagggcaattcggccatataaaatgaccgaatagCCCTTCTCATTAACCAAAAATGGACGAAGTTAACCctatggactaaaatggcaacgtttgaaactacttggactaaaatgacaacgtttcaaacctttggactaagcAGGCAAAATGGCCGGACTATAATGGCGTTTAACTCTATATTCACAAATGAACTATTCATAACCCATATGTAATGAATAAAGAGATGTTTGCTTGTCAACCTGACCCAATGCACATAAAAAGGTAGTTTCAATCCAAACCTGTTTTGAACCCATAACGTGCCTATAAAAATAAGTAAAATAGAAtgagaaagaagaaaaaaaatacttTGATCCGCAAAACGTGATGGTATAATCGGCCTCTGAACAAGTAAAAATGCTTGTCGGATCGTCGTAAGCGTAACTATAAGAAGTCGGGCACGCATCCTTAAATTTCTTAGAGTAATACGTTGGTTTGCAAGTCGCGGAGTTTCCATAGTTACCACGACAGCAATACTCGTCGGTATTAAACACATCACAAGCACTTCGACAAGCTGCTACCTTACCACCTGCCTTAACGGATAGTTCCTTAGGGCAGTTTTTCCGTAAGTCACCCACGCAACCCGCAACGCTGCAGTTTCCCTTTCCATTAACCGGTCTAACGGACATTGGTAAATTAAAGCCATCGACGAGGCTAACATCGTAAAAGTTTAATGTGGTGAGGGTAAATTCGGCAAGTGTCGCTGGGGTTTCACCCGAGGCAGAACATTGGAGCGATGAACCACATCGCCCCGTTAGACATGTTCCATTGCCGTTGGTATCGAACTTGCAGTTGGTTCGACCCCATATTCGACCTGACCAACCAACAGGTGCGGTGTGGACCCTGGATTCTTTGGCTCGTAACCTGTATCCACCACCGCCAAAGCTCTCACCCGGGGTGATCGCTGGCCAAATAGTCTCGTCGCAATCGTTAATTATGGTGAACACTCTTGCACCATCCGACAATATATTTCCTGTAAATATATGTAGCATTTAGAACTatcttttttttaacggcaaatgtTACCCCCTCTAATTTACCCCAAATATTCTAAAATATTCATCTTGCTGAGGTTCATGAGACCTCCCCTTTAAAAGACATATATCTCGAGGTATCTCGTATTGAAATTTAAAACTACCTGTTAGTGTGTTTATCATTTTATTACACCAGAAACTTTGGTATAGTAAAAGTTTTCTTCTTTAATTACAGTATTTAATAACAAATCGAAAGAAAATCCTAGTAATAAGTAAAAGATTAAATACTACATAATTGTTTCGTTATCATTGTTATTGTTATCCTATATTCCTATATTTTATCCAAAATAATACTATGTAACATATAACAATATATTGGTCATTGTTCAACGATATTTTATTACACGAGAAACTTTCGAGTCTTAACAACTAAAAGACTCATAACTAAAAAATCGTTGAACAATGACCATTTGCTAGCATTTACAGTCGAGTTCTAACTCATTAACCTATGTCAACACATCTAAACGCCACGATGGATCTAATTACCCGACCGGTGTTTTAACATTTGCATTCAGATATGTTAGTAGAAGTGTTTAGAAATGTGGTATAGTGATTGTACATACCTGAGAAAAGAAGCAAGGTCCATAGGAAAAAGATCACATGCATAGAGGTTGAAGTTAGTGGTCCCATGGTCATGATCATGTTTAGAGAAGACGAAATGAAACAATATATGTTAATTACCGGGgtaaaaaattaaaatacacGCAAGTGGTGTGGCTTGTGGTTATAAAACTGGAATatctttattttttaagtttagtAAACAGCTTTATCTTCCGATTCTAAACCCTAGTGTCAAGTCTCAAGTTTGGTGGATTCGATTCTATGCTTCCTTCCATAGCTTCAAACTTAGGATTACCTATCAAGTTTACAAAGTTGAATTATAGATAGAATTCTAAtattaaagagttaaatgtcaatcttagtccctgtggtttgggttattttgcTAGTTTAGTACAAAGCTTTTATTTTTcatctgtgggtccaaaaagtttCCACCGTTtctattttagtccactgggttaacttcatccattttttattAACGAAAATGGCAATTTGGTcatttatatgtaattctgttaactagaatgACAATTTGGCCaaataaaatgaccgaattgtcattctcgttaacagaaataatgaaTGAAGTTATCCCAGTAGaataaaatggcaacggtgaaactttTTTGGACTCACATgtaaaaaatgaaacctttgtaCTAAATTGACAAAATAGACCAAACCacaaaaatggcatttaactcaataCTAAATAAACTGATAAAAAAAGAATTAATAAACATTTATAAGCAGGGGCGCAGGATTTAAGGGGCGGGAgagggcgcccgaccccccgaacttttcagccagtagtgttatatatgtacgtttcgtataggattttgtaggtatatatgtttttgaccccccggttttataaaaaatacaggtatatatgttttcgacccctcgGTTTTATAAAAAATACAGGTATACatgttttcgaccccccagttttaatttttttatttatatagcccaaataaaatatttaattagcCCAAATATTATAGCCCAAATCATTATATTTGGTAGAATACTAGAATGTATATGTGATTTAGGTTTAATTTAGGGCTGCAAATTatgtgatttaggttgaaattaggggtgaaattggtccgaattttttccctaaacttgttgaatctttctgtaactatgtctaattttatttgtttaatcttattgtAAATTGATTTATATAGAaattagagtttgaaatttagggtgatttgttaacttgttttgttattagaTTATGCTATGGGGAAAACGGGCTGAACTATAATTCTCATCCAGGAGAACCGGGTGCCCACCTTCCTCTCTCCTTTTTAATGTTTTGGTGTCTTTGTTcgtttgtttgttaaacaatgttCACGTTTTAATGTTTGAGAACATTATTcttatttgatattaatgtttgacccgacccgacccgaacatACACCTCGAATCTACGCGATAGAGATTTTTTTTAGGTCTGTTACCTTCTGACCTCCCGAACttttttttcaagcttcgccCTTGTTtataagaaaatgtttaataaacatctataagaaaatgtttaaaaaataatgTACATAAATGTGCACATTTTTTAATCATAAATAATTTATCTTGGGGTTTATAGTTTTATCATTCTATTATCTTACGTAAATAAAAAACATaggaagggttttttttttaatcttagtCATTGTTTTTATCTCATTTTTATACGTAAAAAAACATAGGAAAGtacttatttttatatttttttatcttAATTAGTTATTGGTTTTATCTCATTTTTAGTTAACGCAAAAAACCGGATAATCATGAAGCAAAATTTAGACACCACATTTTCTTGATGAGGGGACtattttttgaacgacaaatttggatcataTACCTACATGGCTAGTGGCATCATTTTACATTTTGTTTTGTATTATATTATAGCATCTTCAATCAAAAAAGTCGGTAGGAAAGAAAAGAACATATAAAAAAAAGTCGGTAAGGAAAGAAAACAAAATGTAAAACCTAACTTGTTTACAACAACGTTGATGAACAAACCACTATTATAACCACCATCAAACTCGACATCAAGTACCCAATCATGGATTCACTACAATTCAACTTGTTGTCATAAGCGCATTTAGTTCGGTTCCAGAAATAGAAAACACATGACCATCACTAGTAGGtgtcgaatacccaaatcccGGTTGTCGTTAAATGGATATTCGCTGACGTCAAGAGGCCCTTGTCTTCGTTGCTACAAAATaacaaaccgttagcctcgccacggaggacccccggggggggggggggggggggattcgtgaccaagctccggcgtgagagtaacTAAACTTGCCGGAGAACGAAAGGAGTTTATTCTGATGAGTATGATCACCGGAATAGTTCCTTCAAGGTGTGAATCTACTAAATGCTTGAGTGTGATTAATGTGTGAGAATATTGGTCGGAGCCAATGAAGGGAGAGTAAATGAGAGTGTGTTAAATGTGTTCATACCTCTTGTTACCGTTTTCTTCTTCTTATATAAGCGAGTAACCTTATCTTGCATGTAGGATATTAGTTGACGTGATCCAACGGCTTCTGGTAATCTTCGtggggctcagacacgtgtctgaacCCCAGCGGCAGGATGATGGCCTCATTTAATGTTTACAGCTGGAGAAATACCATGCCAACCAAGATGCTAGTTACATCGGACATTAAATGCTCTTTTGCTTTTCTGAATTCTTATTTCTCGCTCATATTCTCATGAGGAAAGCCTTAATGGAGAAGTAAACTTATTTGTGGGCCTCATGTGTTGGGCCTTTGTGGCATCAGCCCAAACCGAGTAAATGGAGCAATCCATtggcccgtcgtcaagtcatctttagtccctggcTCGGAGACCCAAGGCTCATGATCCGGGGCTGAGCCATACTTGTATTTTCAGAAGGTAATTTTCTGTTTTAGAAAATGTGGGCCCGGGCCCCAAGTGGTTATTATTAACCCTCTACTAACCTGCCGAATATTAAGGGCGGGGTTTAATCCCATCAATACACGTGCCCCCTTTTTGAATTTCGAAAGGACTTTGATGTGACGGTTATCATCACTACTAGTTACCTCTTTAAATACACTCTTAGCCTTCTTGATTTCTTGTTCTACTTCTATTATCATCCTccttctctcattttctttaaCATTTCCCCGACCGCCATATTTGCATCTATCATGAGCCGTTCCGACCGTTCAGCGATAAGATCAGTTTTGACAGCAAAGGACTTGAAGTCCTTTGTTGAAACGTACAATATACCTGAGCAGTTTTCTACTTCTTTGTCGGGTCCTAATGAATCGGCTGAGTGTACGCCGGACAGGATTCCCCTTTATACGCTAGCATTTTCCTCCTGTGGAGTCCGGTATCCTCTTTCCCCTTTCAAGGTTGCTTTGCTTCGTCATTTTGGTGTTCACTTTTCTCAGTTACATCCCTTACGATTTATGAGAGTGGTACACTTCGAGTTGTCCTGTGCAGCCATTTCTGGCGAACCCTCTGTCCCTCTGTTCTGTATGTTCTATAAGCTAATCTCCGACGGAGATTGGTTTACTTTTGCCAAGCGACAGAACAACGTGTCGAACCCCTGTTACTCTTTTATGCCAACTTCTACCTACCCGAAGGATTGGAAGAGTAGGTTTATTTTTGTCTCTGCTGCTATGATGCCGGAATCTCCACTGCCAAGAGATGTTGAGGCTGTTATTGAGGATGCTGTTCCGACCCTGTCTGCTGCTGAGACCGTCCAGTGGAAACGAATGTACGAAAACCCAACGAGGGCCTTTACTTTTTCCGAGGGGATGCTCGCCATGGGGGTTGAGCCCTTCCTACCCGGTTCATCCCAAGGCCGTTTTTGGCAAAAAGGGTATCCTTCATTCTTGATTTGCTATTTGTTGTTGTCCTCTTTTGTGCCTTGGTAGTTGTGCAGTCATCTTTAGTGTTCTTCTTGTACAGAGTTAACTTTGTGGAGGCTACTTCAAGGCGATTCCAAGGATATCAAGTTTATAGTTGATGATGAAGTCGATCCTGGCTAGAATGCGGAGGTACAGGTTACCGGGGGGTCTGCCCAGGTTGGGGGTTCTGCCGCCGTGGAGGGTGATGAGGGGACCCCTTCTGATGGGGAGGAGAATTCCCCTGACCTTCTCCTTGTTCAGCATTCTGATCAAAGTGATGATGAAGCCTTAGAGGTTCGTTTGGTTCGTAAAAGGAAGGTTGCAAGTCCTAAGCCGACCCCTGCTCCCAGCGATATCCGGCAAAGGATTCGGAGTGCAAGCGGACAGAAGCCCCCTCCTTTGTTGAAGGTTGTTTCCGATCTTGCCCCTGTTGGAGTCAAAGGTTCCTTGTCTAAACACCTGAGGTCTTCAAGTCTTGTGAGTGCACCTTTGCTGGTAAGTCTTTTCTTCCTCCCGTTCCCTTTTTTCTacctttgttttgtttttgatgTTCCTTTTCTTGTTATGTAGGGGAGTTCTCAGGATCCCATAGAAATTCCTACTGGTCCCTCTTCTTCCTGTGTTCGGGATAAGACTTCCGAGGTGGGCATAGCTCGTTTCTCCTCAGCCCTTGAACTCTCACCTTCTCATGCTACGGAGACTAGTAAACCCATTCGCCTTGAAGGTCCTGCTCATCGGTCCCCTTTGGCTCCTCTATT is from Helianthus annuus cultivar XRQ/B chromosome 9, HanXRQr2.0-SUNRISE, whole genome shotgun sequence and encodes:
- the LOC110877740 gene encoding pathogenesis-related thaumatin-like protein 3.5, giving the protein MIMTMGPLTSTSMHVIFFLWTLLLFSGNILSDGARVFTIINDCDETIWPAITPGESFGGGGYRLRAKESRVHTAPVGWSGRIWGRTNCKFDTNGNGTCLTGRCGSSLQCSASGETPATLAEFTLTTLNFYDVSLVDGFNLPMSVRPVNGKGNCSVAGCVGDLRKNCPKELSVKAGGKVAACRSACDVFNTDEYCCRGNYGNSATCKPTYYSKKFKDACPTSYSYAYDDPTSIFTCSEADYTITFCGSKNRTQCSYYNNKLHCSGSTMVFMKNFTWSLMMVLVVVCLSILL